AACTTACCACTGATTTCCAATACCAAGCAAATTACTAAGATTTTGTGCACCAGGCTGTATTCTTTTCTAGTAAATCCGGGACCTACCAGCAAGTATTGGCTGCAGTCCATCAAGAACAGCCTTTACTCGTAGTGCCCACTGTACATATTTGATCTCTTATTCTTTCAGCTCAATATATGTTGGCGACCGACATCTATCTTCAGGGATACCCTTCGATCTTCCCTACGGAGACCTATTTACAAATacaacaaatataaaatgaaatcttATTTCCTGCaaacatatttctttttgttgcatatatatatatataaggataaagttaaaaattattacttaatttGACCCTTTTATagacaaatatatttttgtatcaaaaaaataatatatgttttattttttaaacatttttaaatatatttaatatttttatcattttttagatcataaatattactagaaatataaattttaataatataagtatttttaaataatttaatatctgattagataatttataatcataacaaattgttaaaacatatatatattttttattttaatcaaatttaaaaataatattttaaatgaaattttaatatatctatgttttataatatatcGTTAAATGCtacattacttataaaatcataatttagtaatagctcatattatatatatgcaaattatttaaaaaataataaaaatataaatatatatctaaaaaatgctaagaaaatgaaGCACTTAAAACTCGTTTAATACGAAAAATATCCATCCCTCAAATGAAAAAACGTCAAACCACATTTTAGTTTTTTGAACTTTACCCTATGAAGTATTAGAAGCTAATTTGTCCAACAAAATATTTAGGCacataattgaaaatttactTGCAGCTGGTCAAAGCTGAGATGCTTCATTCGGCTATCCATTATTGTTCTAACTGCCGAATCCAAAGCAAGATCAAAGGAATAGTAAATCTTTTGCTCTCTCAATTGACGTGAGCAAAACAAGACGAAGCAATACAAGATTTCAAcagtttctaaaaataatattaaaccaTATAAGATCACTTCTTTAAGCTTAAACAAATAACTTACGACTTCGTTGCAATATATAACCTCCAACAGTGAATCAATATTTGAATTAGCTTAAATTCTCCTAAAATTTGAAAGCACAAAATATGATTCAGATATTACAGgaaatacaaaatttatagatatacatAAACCTAAGCAGTCAGAAAAACCAAAAGTCGTGAAAATAAAGATCTTATATACATAGGTgatctcaaattaaaataagtgaCACTTACCCTTAATTTTAGGGACCGCACACCGACACCAACAAAAGTAAATCTGCATGAACTTGTGAAATTGTTAGCCCTGAATCATAGGTAGAAAAAGCAAATGACTGAAGCTGCTACCAAATTCAAAATCGCAGaagaacaataagaaaaataaggcAGGAAATCTGGGaagttcattaaatataaaaatacctCACCTTAGAAGGACCCAAACAAGTTTCATGGCAGATTCAAAGTTAACACCTGAGTGAACAGCCTAAAGCATTTTGATATAAGCAGTGAGACTCATTAAGAGGCATTCTCATACATAATGTACACAtggatcaaattgaaaaaataagaCAAAGTCCATAGCATGCTAGAATagtgaataacaaatacaaaatattGGCATCCGTGTCTGTGATGAAGAACACATTGGACCaaaattttattggatttgTATCTAGATAATATAGTTGTGCAAAAACATGATGTTCTTGGATTTATAATCATTTTCTAGTTAGGTCATCTCGAAGATATTAATCCAATATATAAGCTTTACATACTAAGCTACAAAATAGAGGTAAAAATGGTAAGTACAATTGCATAAAGCTTTGCCAACTTCTAAAAGCATATTTATGAGGGTTATGactaacataaaataaatcattgtTCCTTAATCTCAAATCTTTAGTGTTCAGCAAACTAGAAACACATAAGCTTTACAGGAAAAAAAGGTAGTATTaagacattaaaaaaataatcatgaCAAGAGAGTCATGATGACTAGAAAAATAGGCGACGGAAGAGAAATACTCAACAGGATACCTTTAATGTCCTCAAGTACTCACAAATGAGACCTTCTTTAGCAGCAGTATTGAAATGAAGCTCCGACACAATTGGACGGTCATAACTTGCAAGCGTTTCTTTTGTCAGATCATTTGCTGTTTGCCGATAAGCATCAGCTCTAAAGCCACAccttatataatttaaaggGTACAAGCTTTGACACTTTTTTACTcaaggaaaaaatatattttttttatcaaaagagTTCCAcgtgctttatttttttagcattttttagatacatatttatatttattttttatatagttttacatatatataatatgagctattaataaattataattttataagaaatataatatctaacaatgtattatagaatttataaatatattaaaattttatttaaaatattatttttaaatttgattaaaataaaaaaaaattatgttttaacagtttgttatgattataaaatatcaaattggATGCTAAATTACTTAAGAATACTtatgttattaaaaatttatatttatattaatatttataatctaaaaaatgagaaaaatattaaatgtacataaaaaatgcttaaaaaataaaacacatattactcatttgataaaagaatatatatgtCCTTTAAGTGTAAAAGCGTTAGACCACGTGGTAGTTTTTTGAACTTTACCCTAATTTAAAAATGCCTGTTAAAATGgaacaaataaatgaatggTTAAATTTGAAGCATGagctttaaaatattaaacgaACGAACAAGCTTTTCAGATTTCCATTTGGAATAAAAACTTGACCTAATGTTGGAATGGATTGGTTGATATAAGAATGGAGTCTAATCTTAGAGTCAGACTTGACATTGCAGAAAACAAGGGCCAGAAgcttttcaataataataatacctGTATCTATATTTAGAACTAATTGTAACTAATATGCCAGAGGCAAAATATATAGAAGTTATAAATCAAATAGACTAATACGTATTTATCTTGAATAATATGCCtacaattctaaaataaaCCAATGGTCTGCTATCCAATGGGTGATTACTCAATCTCATGACTGAATCCATGCCAATTTGGTAGAATGCTGATTACTCTTATATAATAGAAATTCATATATCATCATACCTCACAAATCATCACATCATCTGGGATACTGTTATTTTGAAACTTTTGATGCCATTCATCCATCATGTCAGTCTAGCAATCATTGTTTCTCTGTAGATGGAGAAACAAGGTGGTAATTGTTTTTTACAAGCTGATACAAGACAAGAAACCTCTGCAATGAATAGAATAAACATACCTAAATCACTAGTATTTTATCATGGATTCTCTGCCCAACATCACCTTGACCGCCGCATCCAACACACAGCATTATTAGTCTCATAATTTCTCTATCTTTCGGCTGGCACAGGTATATGTTTTGAAGTAAATTGGTGAACTTATCCTGAGCTTCACTGATTTCACTGTAGAGACAAGGTAATTATAACAAGTAAAACACTGTGACATAAGGCACCGTCACCACATAAATTAAACTCTCTGCATCATGTCTGCATAAACAAGTATATCAGTAAAATCTATCCTTAGTACATATACAAAAGCTGAGTGCAGGAAACAAAAATGATGCAAATGCCAACAGATGCAGACAGGGTTTTATCCAGtcaataacaaaattttcataaacCCTTGTCCAAATGTGAGCATATTCATGCTGCATATAGTGATGGcaacattatatttattattgcGAGAACCGGTGGAACCAACTATCATTAAGAATTTCATCTTTGTGCCAAAAACAGGCGAAGGGTGGAATACCACAAAGAGAAAATGTTTCTGAAAAAATAGTTTTCCTAATTGGAATATGTTTGGTTAAACCACTCGTAAAATTACCATCTGCGACTAATTCCTAATTTGCCACCAATAAAACagtaaaaaaagtttaaatgtGAACTTTTGACGAGGGACAAAATACTGCAGATGTCAAACATAGAATACTGCACCAGCTAGAGGAGGACATAAATTCCACATATCTGCAGTTATTTGGGTGAAGGCTCTCTTCCCCAATTATTGGCTATACAAATCTATTCTAATAACATAGCAAAGATTATAGATGTAACAGAGAATTACAGATGTAGATTCTTAATGCCATAATGAATTATAAGGTGGCTGATCTGAAGTATACTTTCCTTCTGCCTAATATAACAGTCCTAAAAGGAATTTCCAACTGCAATGAACTGATGGAAAGGGCATAACATGATAAACTTAGccaacaaaataatagaaacaaATCCTAAAATGGAACAATGGATAGAGAaacatctaaaataaattttaagtaatCAAGTAAAAAACGATGAAAAGCCAATTATGCCAGGTTCCTGAATCTTTGATTAGAGCTTTTAGTTCTCATTtgtcatcttcttcttttgttactgtgttattgttattttccAGACAAGCACATGAACAAGAATGCATCAGAATTTATAGAAGAGACCTAATACCAGGAGGCAAGATCTGTCAGTTCATCAGATCTAAGGGTAAAAGTTTACCTAGGTTTGACATTGTATTTTTTGTTCCTTGTGAGATGCCTTCATGCCATGAACCTCAACCACACCAATATGCCTATAAGGCCTGATTCCCCTTCAAATTTACAATGCTCCATCAATTCCGTTACAATGTTGAACCTGTGTGCACAAACACATGAAGAAGCATAGCAAATGGTTTACTTGCTTTTCCATGCTAAGTTGACATTTTCTTATTACTCTGTTTCAATGGCATATATTCaagtaacaaataaaatgCTAGTTTACTCCTGTGAATCCAGTTTATTCAATGCATTAACAACATTCTTGGCATCATATCTTAACCTAACCTGTGCATCAATGAGCTGTCAGCCTCATTTTCTCTAGGATATATTTCATCAAGTAACCATTTGATAGCTTGCACATAAAATCAATGACCTCACACCCCTCCACAAACACATGCACATTAAAAGACTCTGAATCACATGATATTTCATTAGACCACCATCactattaacaaaaataaagtaagtAATAAAGACTTATTTCTGAGTGGAAccttttttccattttattcATCTGTATTTTCAGTGAATTTGTGAGATCAAAATGTTATTGTTGTCAGCTTGAAAGAATTATTTCCTCAGCAGTTGGTCATTGCCTCAATTTCATGCTCTTGATGTCTGAAGAAAAATTTCACTGTTAATAATACAATTGATAGAAACATAGCAATTGATAACAAGGCTTAGTGCCACGATGTTATCATGCCATGAGGATCTACAAATTCTTCTTATCACAAGGATCCATACcttttcacttttatttttaactttttcctttctcttctatGCGGCTGTATGGATTTAACTGGCAAGTATAAGTGCTGTTAGTTGAAGATCAATGAATGAGCAGTACCTTATCACTTGGATTGTTTGATTTGAGGGGAACAACAAAATTTGCCCGATTACTTTTTATCCAAGATCCATCTGTCCAGATCACAAATTGGATACCGAAGAAACTTCTTTGCTGCAGATTGATATCTACAagctctcttttttcttcttagtgGGAGTATTGATAGGAGTTAGTTCAAAGAATTAAGTTTGAGGACGTTACTGGGAATGAGATTATTGAAGAGAAAGAAGCACAGATCTATCAAGAAACCTTGGTTCTGATAACTACCTGAAATTATCCTTTCCCTGTTGATATTTCTGTGAAATAAGTTTGACATGCATTAGCAAGAAGCTTTGATTTTTCAGGCAATATGCTTGATGGTAGAGCCCATGAACAGCGAGGAAAACCGACATGAGGAAAGTGGCATCCATATATTGGAGAAGAGCAAGGTAAATATGAACACGATGACTTTCAGTTTTTCTATGACGAGATCTAAAATGTAAAGAAGCAAGAAACTCACCAACCATTCCATGGGGATAACTTTGACACACCCTAATGGAGAAAAGTAGTCCTTTTGAGTTCATAGCTACCAATATAGGACCTGTGGACATCAAGGACTCGGGAGAGTTCAAATGCTGGGATTACTGTTCTGTTTTTAAGGTGATGGAAATGAACAATTGGATATACATATCTATGGTACATCAAATATAAGGGGGTTGTACAATAAGGGAGTAATTTCATCCAATTAGTAAATGGAGCTGAAATCCATCTGTTACTAAGAAGCATGTACAATAATCTATATCCTCTTCAAAAAGTTGGTGTTTGAGCATACATTATGCACCAGTAGTGATGAATTCtctttcataataaaaatgtcCTTTTTAAATGTCAACTTCATAAACGTAAAATCCAAAATATGATAATGCCATCTTATGAACCATGCTTCTGTTACCTGGTATCAAATAGTTAGACATGTCCAATGGAAATGAATCCCCAGCACCAGTATTCTCCTCTCtaaaaataacacaaaatctcTCATTCAAAGGATACTGACCATATCTCATAGTTACTGATGTGATGACTTTTCCTTGTAACTATTTTATCTCCTCCAGTAGTTTTCTGTATAAGATCCATAAAAGCAGAAAATGGCATATTGGTGCTTCTTTCATGGCCCACAGAATGCTTATGCAATCACTGATCCATATGACGTCTTCTATAATATGAAGAAGGTACACAACTAGATTGCCCCCTTACTAGTATTGAGTGCTTTGGTATTGGTACTTGCAGATATGCAACTACTCTGTAAGTCATTCAAAAAAGTTCCTCTAATCAGCTGATTTTGGAGCGCTCTCATAGCATCATCATAATCATGCTGCAAACATACAAACCGTAACAAATAGTGAAAACAGTgcacagaaaaggaaaataatgaCAATAACAAAAAATGCCAATATGACAGATATTTGTGGAAGAATATACAAATCATGACCTTAACTTAATaaggaataaatatatatcattgtACAAATAGTACATAATTCCTTATGCTACCTGCCTCCACAAATAGGATtgtaacaaaaacaaaaatgaaattacaCATGATATTATGAGGTTGGTAAATGTTTGACAGATTAATTCCACAATTCTACTTGTGGTTGGTAAAATAGCAAACGCATGGACAGCTGTCCAATAAAGGGGCTGTTTTTATAGACATAACAGAATGTGATGTAATGCTCATGTTAGATGCTCCAAGCCACAGGCTCCTGTTTCAAACTATGAGATACCAAGGTGCATAGTAAAAAGAAGCACCTTTTGTTGTTCTGCAGTGCTCACTCGTCTGTCTTTGCTTTCCCAGATTAGATATACCTTGTGTTGTATCAGATCCTTTGATACAGGTGGATGGATAGTATTTTCATCATGATTAGGTAGATCAACTCGGGAATTGCCATTGTTCAACTTCATCCTGTGAAAGATTCGTCAGAATTCAAAAACACTCCAGAAATCATATTTAGCAAAAAGTAAGAGCTGAAGGAAACAACCAACCATCTATTGGAGCAGCCATCTTTCAGAACAAATTCTATAGCACGAAGCTTAGGATCCTGCACCGCAATATTAATTACATAGAATTCTCCACTATGCCTCTAAAAAAAAAGTCAGCTAGAGGCTAGGTATGTGATGCTCTCAAGTATACAAATGAACTAAAAGAACTAAACAGCATAATGAAGATAGACCTTTGCAAATGATGTCTCCAATGCACCTTGCTTATAAGATGTTGTTCCTGAAGATTTATCAGTAGGGATAAACCAATTGCTGCACAGGAATTGAGTGCTTTAGAAAGCAATTCAAAGACAATAAAAGAGTTCTGAAGTTATGGCTATACGGGTTTCCATGAAAAACACATCCCTAGTGAAGAATCTAAATCCTTGTACAGTTCTTGAGCTGAAGTCCAATTCTCACATTGCGACCATTCAAAGAAACTGACACATCTctattctttcctttttcttttcatcctTAACTGCACATTCTGTATCCACGTAAAGAAACAATGTTTGAGAGAattttactattcatatattcttttaaatccCTTCCTTCCAACAAGTCATAATTTTAATGTCCTTGTTCTTTTTTTGATAAGCACAAACAAAACTGATGCCAACAACATCACTAAATAGCAAAAGCTCAAGAACAACAGGCATCTAATAAAGCAACTCGATACCAACAGCCCTCCCATAAGCTTGGCCAGCCAACCAATCAGCATACTGATTAGCTTCTCGAGATACATGAGGATACCTAAACTGCCAAGGTCTGCTTATGAGCTCACAAATCACCAAAACAAGACTGCAACAAGAAGGATCATCACCAACCTCTTGCGATAAACTATCAACGACAGCTTTGGAGTCCAATTCCACACAAACTCCCCCAAACCCAAAGAGCTAACAAGATTTAAAACCCGAAAATAAGCCCCGAAGCTCAGACTTGGAAACAGAGAAATCACCAATGCTTTGAGAAAACCGAGCAATCCACTCTCCCAATTGGTTTCGAAGCAACCCACCAGCAACTGCACAAGAGCCACACACCCCTCCACCAAAATTTAACTTGGCCCAGTCAAGAGGAGGAGGGTCTCAACCAACAAGGAGCTCATGGGTAGGGTGCTGGTCTCTATTACCTGCACAAGACTCAAAAGTATTGCTTTTATGATCTATGCATCAAATACATGCAAGTGTATATATGGCCCGTAGCATGATATAATGTCTGCACCATTACcaattgtattattattactgGTCAAGATTCTTGCTTGCTGCTAGCCACTTCCACTTAAACATACCACAAAGTATTGCAAACTGTTTTTGATGAAGATATAATTTCACAAGTCACAATTGTCAAAAAAGAAGCCTCAGTTCCCAGAAATTCTCCCATTATTAGCACAAGCACATTACTTGTCAAAGTTAGAAACTATAAAAGTTAAACAGACAGACTTAGTAGCAAAGAACACTCGaacatataagaaaatggaaCTTTTCCAATACTAATTATGGACACTTAAGGCTCCATATGGTGGCCAAGCAGCCTACATAAGCTCAAGGTGATTGCAGACTTAGGAGGCTACAAATGTCAGTGCAACATGACAACTCTTGATAGTTAACTGTAATAAGCTGAAAGAtcatttagaaaagaaatttacccctcaACACAATAAAGAGGAagcaaatatttataaaaataagccAGTGAAGGTGGAACATTTCAAACTCCAGATTGCTGATCAGCAAGTTATAGACCCAAGAGATTCTCAAGATTTGTATCACTGAACAACAGCGTAGTCAGTTCATGTAACATTAAAAAGATTAGAAGGGTTCAGCAAATTACTTGACAGATTATGCAGTGGGTATGATGAAAGCAAAGGTACCTAACAGATAATGTGAGAGCAACCAAAAGTGCCACAATGAAATATGAAAGTGCGTGGTAAAGAGAAGCACCTTTGTTTTCTAGATATGCCTTGTGTTATATCGGATCCTTCGATACAGGTGAATCGATAGTATTTTCGTCATGATCAGGTAATCAACTCGGAAATTACCATTGTTCAATTTCATCATGTGAAAGATTCATCAGAATTCAGAAACCATATTTAGCAAAAAGTAAGAGCTGAAGGAAACAACCAACCACCAATTGGAGTTGCCATCTTTCAGACAAATTCTATAGTATGAAGCTTTGGATTCAGCAACGAAGTATTAACTGCATAAAATTCTCCACTCTGCCACTCAAAAAAAAGTCCGCTAGAGGCCAGGTATGTGATGCTCTCAAGTATACAAATGAGCTAAAAGAACTAAACAGCATAATGAAGATAGACCTTTGTAACTGGTGTCTCCAAAGCACCTTGCTTATAAGATGATGTTCCTGAAGATTTACCAATAGGGATAAACCAATTATTGCATAGGATAATAAACATCAGGAATTATGTGCTTTAGAAAGCAATTTAAAGACGATAAAAGAGTTCTGAAGTTATGGCTTTATGGGTTTTCATGAAAAACACATTCCCAGTACAAAATCCAAATCCTTGTAGAGTTCTTGAGCTGAAGTCAATTCTCACGGTGCGACCATTCAAAGAAACTGACACATTGttgttctttcctttttcttttcatcctTAATTGCATATTCTGTGTCTACGTAAAGAAACAATGTTTGCGAGAATTTTagtattcaaataattttaaattccttCCAACAAGTCATAGTTTTAAAGTCCTTGTTCTTTTTCAGTAAGCACAGACAAGACTGATGCCAGCAGCATCACTAAACAGCAAAAGCTAGAGACCAACAGGCATCTAATAAAGCAACTCGATACCAAAAGCCTTCCAATAAGTTTGGCCAGCCAACCAATCAGCACACTGGTTAGCTTCTCGAAATACATGACGAAGCCTAATCTGCCAAAGTCTGCTTATAGGCTCACGAATCGCCAAAACAAGACTGCCAAAGTCTCCTGATGGAAAATGATACCCTTTTTTCTTGTCATGTAATAGCTAAAGATGTGCATGTTCTTTAATAAGGACCTGTGCACATTAAGGATTCAAGGGACGTTCAAAATGACGATTTTATCTTCCTTTTTGAAGGACTGGAATGTTCAGCAATCTGCAccattttgaaaaaaattggGGTTCTTTCACAATATAAAGTGTATCAATTTATCCATTCCAATCAAAGCCAGCCAGGATTATCTAATAGTCTTGGAGGATGCACGTAACTTGGCAGTAGTGCTACACATAAAATCCATGGCGTTTCAAAATCTTTATTTGCCCTTCTTTTCTATCTGATTTTCCCCTTCTTCAAAATTTTTGCCCCGTCAATTTACAACTTGTTGTAATCCAAACGAAACAAGGAAACAGGGAAAAAAATCAGAAAGATGTGAAGAACGAATTTAGAGttaggtttttatttttttactggTTCTACGTAAATCTCACCGGCGAAAGAAGATTAGACCCAGGATTAACTTCAGATTCTAATGGCCAAACAGATTCTCTAAATTTATTAGCGCGGGCCATTCTTACATGCTTCTCGATTATTGATGATAAAAAATCGGAGACGGAGAACTAGACCGACACAGAGATTTGCAAACAGTGCCAAGCATTTTGAATTTATACGACAGGGTTATGCTTTTATAGAGAGGGACTAGGAACGGGAAGAGTCAAACTCTGCATTTGATTTAAGCAGCGATAGCTAGTCGGTGCTTTTAATTTACGCAATTGTTAAATTGGCAGGCGTATTCTGTACGCGATACTAATACGGCAATACGTTTGTTTTACGGATGAAAAATACGGCAACGCGTTTGCTCCCGTTGTATCAGTACTGCAAAGCATTTAGTTCACACGCTATAAACCAGGCTGATGAGTCTTCCAACGGATTTATTGTCCTTCTAATGGCCAATCAATTAGCAGTTTGTGTTTGATTAAAGTCTTCTTTTTAGGAATTTATTTTAGACAGCTATGTTACTATTGGTTTGGATTTGATTTTATGAtaaacaatttgatttaattttacaaaagtTTCTTCTTATATAGTATAAAAGCATCAGcaagatttttataataaaaaacagtttacgagatatttaaatataaaaaattaaattttttatttaaaattaataaattttttatattttattttttttataaatattaacaataaaaaataaaaattacaaaaatcaattaatcaaatatacaaagacttgtaatatatttattaaatataaaataaatagtaaaattaagttttcatatataaagttaaagtcactctttaatttatatttaaaaaataaaaaaaatcaaactattatattattatataattttttaaaataaaaatttgatatataatataaattgcaTTGAGCTTAgcggttttttttttttttgaacttttataagattatatGTTGATAGAATGTTTAGGTGCAAATGATTTGTGCTAAGAAAAAGGGTGATGAAGTGATTGTAATACAAAGTGAATTTATTGCTTGTAAGCTTTGGGCCAGAAGTGATGAAATTGAACTCAAACAGATTATTATTTccaaaaaagaagtaaatccaaacaaattaaattgcGCGttgtatacttttttttttcttttgttgtatTGTCACGTTGCCGTGTTGGTAAAACTTTAATGGTTTACATGATCCAACTCTTAGAAGTAAAGAAATCTACACCCCACCGTACTA
The Ricinus communis isolate WT05 ecotype wild-type chromosome 1, ASM1957865v1, whole genome shotgun sequence DNA segment above includes these coding regions:
- the LOC8270819 gene encoding LOW QUALITY PROTEIN: alpha-glucan water dikinase 2 (The sequence of the model RefSeq protein was modified relative to this genomic sequence to represent the inferred CDS: deleted 1 base in 1 codon; substituted 4 bases at 4 genomic stop codons) — protein: MYLEKLISMLIGWLAKLMGGLNWFIPTDKSSGTTSYKQGALETSFAKRHSGEFYVINIAVQDPKLRAIEFVLKDGCSNRWMKLNNGNSRVDLPNHDENTIHPPVSKDLIQHKVYLIWESKDRRVSTAEQQKHDYDDAMRALQNQLIRGTFLNDLQSSCISASTNTKALNTSRGQSSCVPSSYYRRRHMDQXLHKHSVGHERSTNMPFSAFMDLIQKTTGGDKIVTRKSHHISNYEIWSNSNPTIKWLLDEIYPRENEADSSLMHRFNIVTELMEHCKFEGESGLIGILVWLRFMAXRHLTRNKKYNVKPSEISEAQDKFTNLLQNIYLCQPKDREIMRLIMLCVGCGGQGDVGQRIHDKILVIXRNNDCXTDMMDEWHQKFQNNSIPDDVMICEAVHSGVNFESAMKLVWVLLRANNFTSSCRFTFVGVGVRSLKLRVSVGKIEGYP